The sequence AATATTATTAATTTTACTGGCTTTAGTAGCCCCAAGATCTACAAATAAAAACCGTTCTCCATAAGATATGACATAAGGGTCAGCAGTGATATTCCAACCATCCTTAATAATTGCTTGTTTAACAATTTCATGAATTGCATCTCTAGCGGGCACTATTTAATACCTTTTTACTTAGTTAAACTTGGAAATTAAAGAAAATTTTCTGCTAACAAGATGCCAAACTTTTACGCTGGTTTCCAGGTACCGTGGAAGCTAGGAGGTATGACGCTGGGTAATTGGAGTCTGCAGACTGGTTCTTGGTCTAGGCGATCGCTCTCAAATACCCAAACTTCGCTACAATCAGAATTGCCATCATACACGACTGTGATTACCCAATCTCCAACGGAGACGGGTTCTGAAGGATAGCGATTTTCGCCAAAATCTGCTGTGGTGAGGGTATGGGTCTTGTGGTCGAAGCGGGCGATCGCATTTAATATTTCTTGGCTAATATCTGTTCCTGAACGAAATCCCGACATGTATGTGTACCGAGCAGCTTTGCCAATATCTGTCTGAGGTACACTGGGAAATTCACAATGTTGCTCTAATAATTGCTCGATGGCTATTACTCTTGCGGTTTGGGGATTGAGATTTATTCGTGAAAATTGACTTTTAGCGATAGTATGAGTTTTACCTGTGGCTACTTCTTTGAGATACTGATTAGTGCTAAAATCTTCATACCGAGCTAGATCAATAATCGCTGCACCGCTATTATCCACATAACCATTAGCAAAGTGCCACTGAAACCAAGGCTCTGTTTCTCCACGACTAACTAGAGACAGGTTTTCACGATCAATTACCCAAATTTGAGTGCCTATGTGCGGTTGCCATTGTAGCGCATCACTGTAGCTGTTCATCCCCAAAAGAATCGGTAGCAGATTCAACCGCACTGGAGGAATGAAGAAGATTAAATACTGTCCTGCTAAAACAAAGTCGTGTATCAGCGGTACTCCGTCTATTTGATATGTTGCTTTCTGGATAATTTCGCCAGTGGTGTTGCTTTTATAGATATTTAATGTTGCATTTAACCCAGGACTGACACCAAAGTTGAAAATTTCCCCTGTATGTGCATCTTGCTTGTAGTGTGCAGAATAGTTGCATCCTGGAGTTAATCCACCTAAATCATCTTCGCCCCAAGTTTCTAAGGTTTGCAAATCTAAAGCGTGGGGTTTACCGCCTTCCCATAGTGCTAAAAGTTTATCAGGAAGTGCCAAAACTGAGGTATTGGCGGCGTTCTTGACTGGTTTGAGCCATTGATTCCAGATGATTCCTGGTGCAGTCATGCCATAGTTACCGTACAGCAACTTATCTGCGGCTGCTTCTGCTTTGTAGCCTACAGTTTGCACGTAGCGATATAATCCTGTAGCTCCTGCGTCGGTGAAATTAACTGCGAGAATTGCTCCATCTCCATCAAACCAGTGTCCCATCCGCATTCCACCTCGTTCTAGCCGTCCTGGGCCATTGCGGTAGAGGGTACCTCGTAAAGCTGGAGGGATTTGTCCGGTGAGGATTGGTAACTCAGTAGGAGGAAATTCTGTAGCTGGTTGAGTAAATGCTTTTGACCAAGCTTTGTTGGTGGAAACTGTCATTTTTTTATTTATTATTGGTTATTTGTCCAGAGTGATTCTCCCCATCACCCTATGTTACGGATATTCATGGGAAACAAACGGAATCTCAACAATTTGGGCTGCTGTTTCTCCTACTTGTACTTTTAAGCCGACACCACCAGCTTTGGTGCGGATGTAACCTAAGCCAAAGTAACCGTCAGTGGTGGGTGTGTAACTGGTGAGTTTGCCGATTTTTTCGTCTCCCAAGGTAATCACTGTCCCCACTTCCGCAGGAGCACTGAGTTTAATTCCCCACAGGTGTTGTTTGACACCTTTATATGTGTTGAGACGGGCGATGGTTTCTTGACCGATATAGCAACCTTTGTTGAAGGAAATACTTTGCCATAAGCCGACTTCCAAAGGATTATAATCGTCAGTCAATTCGGCTTCGGGAGCGGGACGCCCTTGTAAGATTCGCAACATTTCCCAGGTGCGATCGCTCAACTCTACAGCACCCAATGCTAAAATTTGGTTCCACAACTGTTGTTTGTCACCAACTGGAAAAATGAGGGTGTATCCAGGGGACGCCAAGCCACTACCCACGGCTACGCGCAGTTTATCAACTAAAATGTGATTACCATCAGGCTGACCGATAATTGTTCCGGCTCCCAAATGTGCGATTATGGCGTCGCTTCCTGGGCCGATTAAGCTGAAAGTGGCGGTTTGGGCGGTGATATCGGTTAATTGTACTTTATCGGCAAAAAAGATATAACGATCCAGCCATTGTAAGAGAAATTCTCGGCGATTGGATGAAGTCAACAGCAACACCGCGTCATCTAGAACGTAAGCAGTTACTAAATCAATGGTGCGAGCGGTGGATGTCACCATCACGGTATCACAACCTTGTCCGGGCTGGAGACTTTGAAAATCGTTAGTGCTTTGATTGTGGAGAAAACGCAGGCGATCGCTATCACCAACACTGATTCGCCCCCAATGAGAGCGATCGTATACAGCAACCCCTACACTTGTAGCTTGTATGGCGGCTACGTCTTTAGCGTCAATTGTGGATGTTGACATGGCGATCAAGAGTTACCTGATTTCAAAGTTCTCCCATGAGAAATCTTAGCAAATCAAGGTTTACAGGTTCAATACCTCTCAATCACACGATATGCTGAAAGATAACTTTTAATAAATCCCCTTGGTTAAAAGGCTTGCTCAGATAGCCCGAAGCTCTCACCATTTTCGCTTTCGCTCTATCGATCAATCCTGTTTTTCCTGTGACTATAATTATTGGCGTGTTTTTAAAATTAGAATGCTTACGTAATAAAGAACATAATTCATAACCGTCTAAATTTGGCATCGCCACATCTAATAAAATTAAGTCTGGCTTGGTGCGGAGAATGGCCATTAAAGCTTTTAAAGAATCAGTAACCCCAATCACGGAAAATATTTGTTCGTCTAAAAAACTTTTAATTGTGCTCAATACAACTGGACTGTCATCAATACAGAAAATTGTATAAGGTTTTTTATTAGTAGATTGTGGAGGAACTACTTGTAAATGTGAGTCGGGAGGGTTGCTGAAGTTCGTAATTTTGTGAGCATATTGAGTGGCTCGATTATTAGTTCGTGGTGGCGCTGGAGCATTTTTGATTGCTGATGGGGGTGGTGTTTGGCGCGAAAATTGCGAGCTTCTTCCTTGAGAAACAGGCGTCTGATTTTTTTGTGGAGATGGCGCGGTTGATGAAACAGGCTCTTTGGCGCTGGTGTGTGCCAATTTTTGACATTGTTCTACTAGTAAGCGGAGATTTAAACGACAAAATTTAGGTAAGTCATCTAAAAAGCTTTCGGGAATAAATTCGTAAGTCCCTTCTTCTATTTTGAGAAACGACTTGAGGACTTCTAGTGATAATTGCTCTATTAATATTGCTGCTTGAGCAGGGCTAATATATTTTTGGTTAACTAACCAACAAATAGCCAGATAATCTGGATTCGGTATGGCTTGATGATCGATCCCTGTTTCAAATATTGCCCGCAACTGCTCATGAATTCCTCTAGGAAGTGTAGAAACTTGTTGACTTAGCTGTTGTAGATGTCTGTAAATCGGCTCAAACATTTGTTCTGAATAACAGGCATAAATCAATCTACCTTCTTCGATGTATAGTGACCAAGAACCAGACGCACTAAAGACTTGTAAGCACCCTGTTACAGATTTATTAGTTATTCTTTTCAATAAAGATAGAGGTTGTAGCTTTTGAAAAAATCTATATCTACTAATAGGAAGTGTCTTCATTGGGACGGCTCTGAGATAAAATCAATATTTGAAATTGAAATTGCTGGAAAACCATTCCGAATATTACAAGGATTGAATCGGCGGTACTTTCAGGTCAACTTAGCGGCTCACTTTTGAGTGAATACGGCGGTTTTCCACTCCCGACTCCTTGCCAAACTGTAGTGTAACTAACTACAACTAGCACTTAGTTTAATAGCCATGCTATTGCCAAATAGCGAAATGGCACAACTTGTTGCTAGGAAACAGTATTCCAAAAATCAGATTTACTTTCTGTATCTTTCGCTAATCTAGCTCATCTCACAGTAGCGCAACTGTTGTACCTGCACCATCTCCTCTAGCCCCTCATAGCGCTTCTTCGATCAAGTTTTTTGCTGGTTACTGAAGTGTAAAAGAACATGCTTTGTCAGATTATTTACATTTAAATTGCAAATTTTCTGCTTTTTTAAAGCTAAAGCCATGGTCAAGAGTATCCATTGCAACCAAATCTCTCTCAAAATTCAAGACCTCACCCAAGTTTAAGATTGTAGAGCTTTTGTTGACAAAGTTTGGGCAAAATTATGACTTATACGGTTCGTAATGGTAGAGTACCACTATCAGCAAGTTAGTTGATGT is a genomic window of Fortiea contorta PCC 7126 containing:
- a CDS encoding carotenoid oxygenase family protein; the protein is MTVSTNKAWSKAFTQPATEFPPTELPILTGQIPPALRGTLYRNGPGRLERGGMRMGHWFDGDGAILAVNFTDAGATGLYRYVQTVGYKAEAAADKLLYGNYGMTAPGIIWNQWLKPVKNAANTSVLALPDKLLALWEGGKPHALDLQTLETWGEDDLGGLTPGCNYSAHYKQDAHTGEIFNFGVSPGLNATLNIYKSNTTGEIIQKATYQIDGVPLIHDFVLAGQYLIFFIPPVRLNLLPILLGMNSYSDALQWQPHIGTQIWVIDRENLSLVSRGETEPWFQWHFANGYVDNSGAAIIDLARYEDFSTNQYLKEVATGKTHTIAKSQFSRINLNPQTARVIAIEQLLEQHCEFPSVPQTDIGKAARYTYMSGFRSGTDISQEILNAIARFDHKTHTLTTADFGENRYPSEPVSVGDWVITVVYDGNSDCSEVWVFESDRLDQEPVCRLQLPSVIPPSFHGTWKPA
- a CDS encoding response regulator, producing the protein MKTLPISRYRFFQKLQPLSLLKRITNKSVTGCLQVFSASGSWSLYIEEGRLIYACYSEQMFEPIYRHLQQLSQQVSTLPRGIHEQLRAIFETGIDHQAIPNPDYLAICWLVNQKYISPAQAAILIEQLSLEVLKSFLKIEEGTYEFIPESFLDDLPKFCRLNLRLLVEQCQKLAHTSAKEPVSSTAPSPQKNQTPVSQGRSSQFSRQTPPPSAIKNAPAPPRTNNRATQYAHKITNFSNPPDSHLQVVPPQSTNKKPYTIFCIDDSPVVLSTIKSFLDEQIFSVIGVTDSLKALMAILRTKPDLILLDVAMPNLDGYELCSLLRKHSNFKNTPIIIVTGKTGLIDRAKAKMVRASGYLSKPFNQGDLLKVIFQHIV
- a CDS encoding YgfZ/GcvT domain-containing protein, giving the protein MSTSTIDAKDVAAIQATSVGVAVYDRSHWGRISVGDSDRLRFLHNQSTNDFQSLQPGQGCDTVMVTSTARTIDLVTAYVLDDAVLLLTSSNRREFLLQWLDRYIFFADKVQLTDITAQTATFSLIGPGSDAIIAHLGAGTIIGQPDGNHILVDKLRVAVGSGLASPGYTLIFPVGDKQQLWNQILALGAVELSDRTWEMLRILQGRPAPEAELTDDYNPLEVGLWQSISFNKGCYIGQETIARLNTYKGVKQHLWGIKLSAPAEVGTVITLGDEKIGKLTSYTPTTDGYFGLGYIRTKAGGVGLKVQVGETAAQIVEIPFVSHEYP